The Carcharodon carcharias isolate sCarCar2 chromosome 39 unlocalized genomic scaffold, sCarCar2.pri SUPER_39_unloc_5, whole genome shotgun sequence genomic sequence tctgttcctgcacctcctttagagttccTCCCTTTGTTTTATACCGTCGATCCATATTCCTCCTGCCGAAATGATTCACCTCACCCTTCTGTGCATTCAACTTCATCCGCCCCTTGCccgcccaatccaccaacacgtctatgtccctttgaagttccaGACTCTCCCCCTCGCAGTTGACGACATCTTTCCATCTTGTTTTATCAGCTGCGAGCTTTGAAATCGTGTGCCCGCACACCCCAGTCTTGATCATGATTATACGTCAAGGAAGGAAGAGCAAGGGGTCCCAACCCTGACCccacgcgcacccccccccccacctccccccaccaccctgagcagctccaccacaaaccttcctccgaCCTGGATCTCTCCTCCCTGCTTCCTGGTGGCTCAGCCAATCCCTTGTCCCGAGTGCCCCACTTTCCCTTCCATCCCGCCAGCCGGATTTTTGTTCCCGTCTGTTGCATGGGGCCTCACGAATGTGCCGGCTGCATCAGCCACATCAGCCGCCTTTACCTCGCCGACCTTCTCTGtttccacccaccgcccccccccccacaccgcctCGGAAGACTTCCGCCAGTTAGTTATCAGCGTGAGTTTCCCCCTCAACGAATCCAAGCTGGATTTCCGCAATTAGACCCTGCACTCGCCGAACTGAGGGTTGGCTTGTCCCGCACTCTAGTTTCCAATCGAGCTAGCGTGTTGCTCTGCCCCCAGATCCACCAGGCGTTTACCCACTTTTCCCCTTGGAACTCCTCGCCGGCTCGGTGCACCCAAACCGCTTGCTGCCTGAACGAAGGGTCACCCTTTTGCCTCAGGACCCCTCTGGGTGCCCTTCTGTTTCCCAGCCCTCCTTCCACTGGGAACAGCTCCCCCTTTCGTCCCTTCCCTCGCCAACCCTTTGAACTCCAGCCTCCCCCTTCTCTACTGGAAGGAGAattaccccaacccccccccacccaacacccagctcctcccaagcgtgttctctctctctctctctctttttaactGAAGCCCCTCAACTTGCGCCGCACCCTCTTCCCAGGTTTCCCAACTCCGCACACGCCCTCGCCGTCCAAATCGctcggggtgggggaagggagggttgggggtgctgCTGGTGATGGGAGAAGAGGGGAGCGGGTCTAGTCGCCGACTTCAGCCTGTCTCGCTCCGCGTCCAGTCTCGAGCCCGCTCTAACTCTTAACTctcttcccacccacccacccacccaccccccccccccccccccccccccccccccgcagacTGGCTCCCGACTCGCTGCTGAATCCGCATCGTAGCTTGCTGGGGACGGGGAACTACGATGTGAACATCCTCATGGCTGCCTTACTGACTCGAGGCTTCGCTGCGATCTGGTGGGACAAACGCAGGTACGGTCCctgtctcccaccacccccccaaccccagagaCTGATCGgcacaccattgaccagaaactgaactgggaccagccatataaatactgcggctacaagagcaggtcagaggctgggaatcctgtgcagagtcactcacctcctgactccccaaagcctgtccaccatctacaaggcacaagtcaggagtgtgatgggatactctccacttgcctggatgagtgcagctcccacaatactcaagaagcacgacaccgtccaggataaagcagcccccgcttgatcggcaccccatccacaaacattcactccctccaccaccgacgcacagtagcagcagcgtgtgtaccatctacaagatgcactgcaggaattcaccaaggctcctttgacagcaccttccaaacccacgaccactaccatctagaagaacaagggcagcagacacagggacaccaccacctggaagttcccctccaagtctctcaccatcctgacttgggaatatattggctgttccttctgtcgctgggtccaaatcctggaactctctctctaacagcgttgtgggtgtacctacaccacagggacaaaatcctggaactccctccctaacagcactgtgggtgtacctacaccacagggacaaaatcctggaactccctccctaacagcactgtggctgtacctacaccacaggtacaaaatcctgggactccctccctaacagcgcagtgggtgtacccacaccacagtgataaaatcctggaactccctccctaacagagctgtgggtgtccctacaccacccggacaaaatcctggaactccctccctaacagcactgtgggtgtccctacaccacccggacaaaaacctggaacaccctccctaacaacactgtgggtgtacctacaccacagggacaaaatcctggaactccctccctaacagcgctgtgggtgtacctacaccagagggactgccagtggctcaagaaggcagctcaccaccaccaccttaaggggcaattagggatgggaaataaacgctgggcccagccagcgatccCCACATCCCCTGAACGAGTAAAACAAATCGTGGTACTTCTACGCCCCATCTCCCCACCACTCCTGCGATTCCCCTGCCTtagcccctctctctcctctctctctctctctcgtctccctctctctccaggtcACTCACGAGCTTAGTGCTGAGTCGGGTACATGGCTTGATCCTCAACATCCCCTCCAACGTGACGCTGGGCTTTGTGTCTCTGCCGATCCGGCGcaagcactgggtggctgtaaGGCAGGTCGGCGGCTCCTATTACAACCTGGACTCCAAACTCAAGGCCCCCGCCCACATCGGGGGCGAGGAGGATCTCAGGTGAGTGGCGCgcgagggaagggaggggaaccGGGTTGAGGGACATCACCGAGAGCATCTTGGCCGCGAGCTGAGTCCCCAGTCCTTGTATGCTTGCGTCAGGTAGTCCAGTCAGTGCCCTGCATTACTGACTGTATctatactgatgttaatccagctcactcacactgtcactcagtaacccctctccccccagcgccctgtgttactgactgtatctctactgatgtgaatccagctcattcacgctgtcactcagtaacccctcaccccccagcgccctgtgttactgactgtatctctactgatgttaatccagctccctcacactgtcactcagtaaccctctctccccccagcaccctgtgttactgtctgtatctccactgatgttaatccagctccctcacactgtcattcagtaacccctttccccccccatcgccctgtattactgactgtatctctactgatgctaatccagctccctcacactgtcactcagtaacctctctccctgcagccctcttgctccctccctcctgttttattttctctctctgcccccccactgTCTCCCACTGCCAGCCTCCTGGTCTCTACTCCCTCGGCCGTTTgccttccccaccccctgtgcTGTGCGCCCCCGCTGCCTTTCCCACCCTCTCTGCTCCGCAGTCCGCCTTGTCCTTGTGCCCCGGGGTTCAGCTTCCCCGTGCTGCCTGAGACTCGTCCCGGTAAACATGCACACCAGGAGCTTCCGTCGCTGGCTCCCTCCAGCAATGTTCAGGGTCTATTTTTACCGCAGTCCAAACACTTTGTGGAATCTGACATcactggggctgggggaggggggtggtggaagaTGGGGAATGTGTGACTGGGTCACCACCTGACATCTCGTCTCACGCTCCATGTTGAGACCTTCCGGCGCCTCCTTGCCTGGTTTCTGTCTgatccccacccccctgccccccccctctCCGTGCAACGATTTGTCCTGTCCGAAATCACGCCTCGTTTGTTTGTTTGACCCCTGCTGTTCTCCTTccatcccgcccccccccccccaccaggaaGTTCCTGCAGGAACAGGTCGCCCAGGAGCCCTGCCAGTTGCTGCTGGTcgtggagagggaggtggaggaagatggAAGCTGGCTCCTCCCTCTCTGAACGCGCGAGGGGGATCggacagagagaacgagcgagagagcgaggggacaTCTCCTGACGGACC encodes the following:
- the josd2 gene encoding josephin-2 yields the protein MSETPPPTSLYHERQHLELCAVHALNNLLQQRLFSKEELDRLCGQLAPDSLLNPHRSLLGTGNYDVNILMAALLTRGFAAIWWDKRRSLTSLVLSRVHGLILNIPSNVTLGFVSLPIRRKHWVAVRQVGGSYYNLDSKLKAPAHIGGEEDLRKFLQEQVAQEPCQLLLVVEREVEEDGSWLLPL